In a genomic window of Octadecabacter temperatus:
- a CDS encoding DUF4169 family protein: protein MSEVVNLNKVRKDRERTEKKAEADLNARKFGRTKAERMAEAAREAQAKGRLDQLKFEDE, encoded by the coding sequence GAAGTCGTAAACCTGAACAAAGTCCGGAAGGACCGCGAGCGTACAGAGAAAAAGGCCGAGGCCGATCTGAACGCCCGCAAGTTCGGGCGCACCAAAGCTGAGCGGATGGCAGAAGCTGCCCGCGAAGCACAGGCCAAGGGCCGCCTCGATCAGCTCAAGTTCGAGGACGAATGA